The Granulicella arctica region GTTGGCGGAATTCCGCGAAAGCGGACCTTCCGCGTACGCTGGCTTTTTTGTGTCTGGTTCGGTCGCGCTACCTGTCGCGAAAACTTGCTCCTGACTGCTGCTCCAGCTGGACGTCCGCATGTTCCTGGATCGCTGGAGAGCAACTATCCTCATCTTGGCTGCACGACCGGCTCTACGGGCATGAGAGGTGCCTTTGCTGGCCTCCCAGGAATAGTAACGAGCCGCTTTATCGTCTTCCCCGAAGCATCTATTTAAAATTTCCACCGTCGGTCGAAGACCTACTCATGTTTTTCTCTAGAGTCTCTAGGACTCTTGTTTCTCTTGCTTCCTTATATAGGCGTACGCGGAGGGTCCTGTGTATATACGCGGAAGGTCTAGATCTAGTACGCGGAAGGTCAGCGGTCTGTACGCGGAAAGGCCACATTTCCGTACGCGGAAGGGCCTAGCAAATCTTCGGTTTTCACAGGTTTTTTGTGGATAAACTTAGGGTGTTCAGAACGGGATCGTACGCGGAAGGTCCGAAAGTGGCACCGGCGTTGCTCAGATCTCCTTCCCGGCCACCTCGGATTGTTCTTTTAGCTCTTCCCAACGTACGCGGAAGGTCCGCAAGTTCGCTCGGTGGGTCTTCATCTGTACGCGGAAGGTCCGTTTTTTCCGCCGTCATCAGAGACTTGTGGCGTACGCGGAGGGTCTGCTATCTGTACGCGGAAGGTCCACATCTGTACCTGAAGGTCTCCAAATGTGCAAGAGTTAGGCTCCGATTAGAACAAGGAGCAGTTCGATGCGGTGATTCGCACCCCCGCGGAAGGTTTCACGATGCGCGATACGCGCTGCGGACTCGATAGCAGTATTACGGGGCCATCATTCTTGGTGTTTATGGAGCGCTCCGCGGGACACGGCCAAACACAAAACAAGCATTTTCACCCATTTACGAGCGAAGGTGTACGCAGAAGGTCCACGTTGCCTAGTTGAAGGCGCTCAGCCTTCGGACCCTCTTCTTTGCAGGATCATCGGGTAATAGCGGTTGTACAGCCCTGTCGACCCAAACGCCCTCAGTGACCACATCGATTCGAATCTCGGGCCACACGATGCGCAACTGCTGAACTGCTTTCTTGACAGTTTGTTTGAAACGACGCGGATTGCTGTCATCCTGGGGAAACTGCTCTCGGAGGCCAGCCCAAGGAATCACCGTCTCACTCTGGGCACAGTAGCAGCGATACACAAAGAACGTCAGTAGATCCTGTAATTGTGGACCTCCTTTTTGACCTTGTAGTTGAAGCCAGAGCCTCTTTGGGATTGCAACGTGATGTTTTTTTATGTCTTGGAAAAAGCGTTCTTCGAGCTGTATTCCGAATGGATTCTCGATACCTGGAAGGTGTTTTTGGCCTGCGCTCTCAGCCTCAAGCTGCAGGGTCAAATTGCTTGGTAAATTCGACGAAGCTATCATCGGCAGCATGACCGTTTGGGTGCTGCCGGAGGATCGTCTCTCGATGCCTATGACCAACCCAGTAAGCCTCGCAAGTCTCGCAGCCAACTCTTTCACCCGATCGCCGTTTCTGCTCTTCCCGGTCTCCCGCAGGTAGTCGCTGGCGCTCTTGATCGTCACAAAAGCCGTATCGGAATTAATCGCTTTATCGAACAACCAGGCCATCAAGTGGCGGTCGTTACCGAACGCCATATCAATACCGTTAATTCCCGCTGTGAAGGTTACCCTCAGCGTAGAACCGTCGCTTAAACGAGCAGAACGCACCACTTGGCGTTCTGCGGTTGGACGGTAAGGAAGTGTGCAGAGAATTAGGGCTTGTGCCATCTTGATGACCTCGTCTCCCAAAGCCCCTGTGTCGCGGTCGTCGCGAAGACCGACGACGCGGTCTACACTCCGCGCAAGTGCCGCCTCTCGTTCTTTAGCGTAGTTCCGCGGTTTTTTTGCAGGAATGAGATCACTCACACGGATTATCTTTCTTGAGGCGAATCGCCACACTTATAGTTGTGCGAGTTGTACTGAAGCTACTTCAGGATCGTGTCTAACAAAATCTCAAAGCCGCGGGCCTGGGAATAATCGTTATCGTTGCACCAGGTCTGAAACCGGTTAATGTCCTGTATGTACAGCCTGAGCGTATGACTCTTGCTCGCTTTTCCGCTATTGTTTCGTTTTGCGCGTACCACGGTCGCGAGGTTATCGATGACAAATCCTCTTGCCTCTGCGGACTGGCGGACTGTGGCTTTTTCTGTGCGCGTCAGGTCCGGTTGGACTGCAACGCTGCTGGGCCGAGGGCGAGGCTGAAAGTCGTCCAAAGCTCCGGAACTCATCAACGGATTGCTATTAGTCAGGCCACTCATGCTGCACTTCCCTCCTCGCGTGCTTGTCTAAGCGTTGCTATGACTTCGTTGGCATAGTTGTCGGCATTCTCAAGTGCTGCTTCCAAACCATTTGTTTCTCGACTACTTAATTCGTCGATAGCGACTTTGAAGCGAAACATATGAGAATACGCGGTGCGTTCATGGAGGGAGGTCTGGAAGCAAGGAATCTTGAGCTGCTTGACGCTCTCGCGGATGTGCTTCTCTTCTTTCGTGGTGATGACGGGATTCGTTGCGATAAATACCACTCCGTGCGGTATGGCCCGTCGAAACAGCTTTTGCTGTGAATTGAGCAGCCCTATCGCGTTGGCTGCTACTTCAGCATCAGCAGTCTTCGCGCGCATGGGTATGGTGACTAGATCGGCTCGCGACATCGCAGCCGCAAGTTCCTGATTGGCTGATCCTTGTACGTCGATGATCACGAACTGAAACTGCGAAGAAATTTCATCAATCAAATCGGAAAGATCGAGCCCAGGCTTTGGAGAAATAACGATGTCGCTGTATTTGCTCTTGCCGCTCGCCCAACTGAGGAGCGTGCGTTGTGGGTCGGCATCAAGGATTCGGACTGAGGCACCCATCTTGGCCAAAGTTGTTCCGAGGATCAACGAACTCGTGGACTTGCCGCTGCCACCTTTAGTATTTGCGGCTACAACTACAGGCATTTAGAACTCCTCGGGCGTGTACTGTACCCAACGTGTACAAAGCTACACACCCTGTGTTGAGTTGTGTAGTGTTCAACTGTATACATGAACTTTGCGTACAGTCTATGTGTTGAACTGTCCTCAGTACTACACGCATACAAAGGAACACGTGTACTACACGTACACAGGTGTGCGCGTGTAGAACATCAGGGCTTTATTCGATGGAGTAGAGACTAGCTACTCATGAGTTCCGAAGGTGGAGTACGAACGCTTTCAGGTCGTCATCCTCGTCGGTAGCGGACTCCCTAACGGGACTCCACGTCGCCTGCGCGCTGTCCAGATCGTTCTGCAATGCCTGGGCGAGGAGGGCAAGATTCTCAAGCATGCCGATGGTATCCGGTGCGGAAATTTCAAGCCGGCCCCTAGTGAGCTTGATGTTTTCTGGCAAATCCCGCAGCATGACGTTGCGCAGGCCCGCAGGCAGGGCGATGCGGAACGGCTTCGGCGCCGGCGGAGCCTCGGCTTCTAGCAGACGATGCCGAAGCGCATTCTCCACCGACTCTGCTGCGATCATCTCGTCGAGGAAAGCGAGCAGGGAAGTGCGCTCCACGAAGTGGGCGCAACCGACCGCCTGGACTTCGCCGATCGCCTTCATGAGACTTTGGGCAGAGGCTCGGCCGATGTCAAAGAGACGCTCGATATCCTTGCGGGCCCAGGTTTCCGTGCGGGATTGGGCGGCTCGCTCGCGGATGGGGTAGAGGTCGCGGGACCACTTGACGGGTCTTGCCATGGGAAAAAGCCTCCAGATCAGCAGTTTCAGGATACCGGGATTACTGGCACGCCTGCTATCTATCGACCGCGAGGGTGGCAGAGATTACCCACGACAATGTCCCTTCTCAGGGGTAAACTTGATTCATGCAGAATCTGCTCGAAACCGACCTTCCGGGTACAAAGGACCCCAATCCGGCGGGGCAGGGAAGTGCATTCGCCCTGACTCCGGCCCAAATGATCCTTCGCCGCATGGTTCTGGACACGGTCCCATCCGCCCACTCGAAGCGGAACTACGCTACGGCCCTCGACCATCTCTTCCGGTTCGCTGCCAGCCAACCTCTCACCCGGGCACTCCTCATGGCGTACCGAGCCAGTATCGAAGAGCTCGCGCCCTCGACCATCAACGTCCGGCTTGCGGCCATGCGCCGGATGGTGACTGAAGCCCAGAGGAACGGGATGCTGGGCGTGGAAGAGGCCGGGCATCTCACCTCGATCCCGAACATCAAGCAGGCCGGAACCCGGATGGGAAACTGGCTGACCCGTGAACAGGCGAAGGAACTCCTCGCCGTACCGGATCGATCAACCTTGAAGGGCAAGCGCGACTACGTCATCCTGGCGTTGCTGATCGGCTGCGCCCTGCGCCGGACGGAGTTGGCGGAGCTCGAGGTCGAGACCATCCAGCAGCGGGAGGGCCGCTGGGTACTGGCCGATCTCGAAGGCAAGGGCCGGCGGATCCGCACCGTCGCGATCCCGATCTGGGTCAAGAAAGGAATCAATGT contains the following coding sequences:
- a CDS encoding tyrosine-type recombinase/integrase — its product is MQNLLETDLPGTKDPNPAGQGSAFALTPAQMILRRMVLDTVPSAHSKRNYATALDHLFRFAASQPLTRALLMAYRASIEELAPSTINVRLAAMRRMVTEAQRNGMLGVEEAGHLTSIPNIKQAGTRMGNWLTREQAKELLAVPDRSTLKGKRDYVILALLIGCALRRTELAELEVETIQQREGRWVLADLEGKGRRIRTVAIPIWVKKGINVWREAAGIEQGRLLVRIGKGGKIRGETLSDWAIWSVVEQSAKQIGIERFGAHDLRRTCAKLCRKGGGDLEQIKFLLGHSSIQTTERYLGAEQEIVVAVNDNLGL
- a CDS encoding nucleotide-binding protein — translated: MPVVVAANTKGGSGKSTSSLILGTTLAKMGASVRILDADPQRTLLSWASGKSKYSDIVISPKPGLDLSDLIDEISSQFQFVIIDVQGSANQELAAAMSRADLVTIPMRAKTADAEVAANAIGLLNSQQKLFRRAIPHGVVFIATNPVITTKEEKHIRESVKQLKIPCFQTSLHERTAYSHMFRFKVAIDELSSRETNGLEAALENADNYANEVIATLRQAREEGSAA